In Cotesia glomerata isolate CgM1 linkage group LG1, MPM_Cglom_v2.3, whole genome shotgun sequence, one genomic interval encodes:
- the LOC123261307 gene encoding rootletin isoform X3, with protein MFRRRLDFSPGSNGARAEPGGLEAGGGDRGSDEELHPDTLIRQNFELRHRLEEEAASYKRRLNTYRQAQQHQAALVSRLQAKVLQYKQRCSELENQMVESLPAEVSRVAVSPSTSALEAAHQTLRELRDEQISDLETAIRKLNEERRRSDKLMEINSSLKNQLEESHRTNETLTNDLQKLSTDWDVLREEMTLKEDEWKEEELAFNEYYTSEHHRLLNLWRDVVALKRIFSDMKSSTERDLTKFQNKLSTATNEMTSACSGVKLALQIQSSSLQSSVTQQFHAQEASDLKSEVENIRQQWEVAQNEIRMKDERINQLIREIHSIEERCGKAEAGIGQAAKIQEDVEILEAALRDIAHAVIQDAETREIENIQPPPHVHLSPTGVGMPQRSPKRGTRSNTIPAFAESTISAVQAALHKYQLTIHELQVKLQTNAEQLALTRKQCDSAEENVQLLEERTTELIIQLDTTRAQSTQLLQERDMLQKSLDSVRTEKISLEKSKVEMNHTIEDLNSDYEKLQKVNSKLQKICDSLEDDKMYLQGELDRINKEFDVREMSFRSEEERCSRMREELLTVREELSKIYLAKDMLEQQKLESDNLITQIEKSKGDLELELERILLEKSDVQDELIKSEAICNNHEKDKQRLGEELKRMEEEKNKLASQCCDQSGDLSSLRKELLQAEQARLDSEADKVTLNEKIKFLEIEKEKVEIELGQVMRERSDLSNQLSILARKKESLNEELMRTKQRLEQSNEMNARINRNLEELVKDNEEKQVILETNEKEFQRMQELLASMRSEKETLEGVLFDTQTNLEATHLKKVQLEKEQQELLVKQEALKGQIARLTKDLENSEKRAQDIKQNLTQQRGNQEAEFQQIIANMKKQNEDTSKKLNEEKEQIRVSLEKRLQQTVNTLEGQKDDELNQMQNRIDELQQHIDNLCQQHEEALLRAENDKQQALLIAHHDQQALMEKLENIFRELEGEKGTLDRLRREANARAEQDRTNINQLRDELSRMKTKLEETKLQDDEEKMKLELKIEDMLKERESAQKECEELRVQLQVAEDKVDSLQNQLHETTRKLKDTENTIESLRKELVDVRRQLADSNFAMDKYNNTNKELREHVKRIEGEKREQSRALEEAYQKIATMEDARTALEAEKSRLQGQIRDMEHEIIQIQQQLRFTEGELQKSQSVNSQAQNEERELQGRLANEIEERERLQLQLHQLKKQVIDLDNSLEVTRQDMGKLRSRADEEDERWRAREQELLVRLEDSRCRERKLEDQKHNLEVCLADASQQLQELKARFGGSEGRVRALDSQLAQLEAAKKEVEQKLSSVGSTLRRITGIQLDGSVNMPFKLMSPSRRWSPARASHQEHDVNRDVILDVDPEAVRKGVRSLMQQVAQIERERDDCKTELSNVKKQLAEALECQTKSDSKINNISITLRNIQDEKASLEAQLSQKQTSYQSLHEALHQKTQENEYLREKVTALELTVSSESEEKSQYEEKLEKMRQAFGRCDNEKRSLQEDLGRSEARATKLELQRMSLEGDLQRLQMVLQEKDGNLQKLQDRFDAQVKTSSGLEERCASLKSTIEQLNLCLERAAATESELKSEINSMRRTIMENNALMQSTNDRVKQLQKQLANADNERRVVSERLDVAQQSVMELKHANQTLMDQNSRLQNDLANNEVQRSGLESQLRLATWPQESPSNKDDEVVRQLHAVQRDRSEMRGKLDALNDKVRLLEVDKRNLERQLASARASGGRSKSYERPEKAHVELMGSNVSVDLLEQENRDLRLKIRRLDTLLAEKEAELVRCKTLHSHSHSARDSSRDRMAEIERLRAAQLQAEKLLEAREQSHRQQVLRLENQIQLLREQLSQEIKRRQLYVLRSTRAGREMQHLRQALGDSLKTVSQDPSLDAVLLEHEARKLDSTVTSTTSLPPSLALPAPSYDRYSPIPSPLK; from the exons atgtttcGACGACGTTTAGATTTCTCG cCAGGGTCAAATGGAGCAAGAGCAGAGCCTGGAGGATTGGAAGCTGGTGGTGGAGACCGTGGTAGCGATGAAGAATTACACCCGGACACGCTTATTCGACAGAACTTTGAGCTACGTCATCGCTTGGAGGAAGAAGCTGCGAGTTACAAACGTCGATTAAATACCTACAGACAAGCACAGCAGCATCAGGCTGCACTGGTTTCTCGTTTACAGGCAAAAGTGCTCCAATACAAGCAGAGATGTTCGGAATTGGAGAACCAGATGGTCGAGTCACTGCCTGCAGAAGTGTCACGAGTCGCTGTTTCACCCAGTACTTCCGCGTTGGAAGCTGCCCACCAGACGCTGAGAGAGTTGCGTGACGAGCAGATAAGTGATCTGGAAACAGCAATACGCAAGCTCAATGAGGAGAGAAGGCGCTCGGATAAGCTTATGGAGATAAATTcgtctttaaaaaatcaactagAAGAATCTCACAGAACTAATGAAACATTGACTAATGATTTGCAGAAATTGAGCACGGACTGGGATGTTCTCAGGGAAGAAATGACTCTCAAAGAAGACGAGTGGAAGGAAGAAGAGCTGGCCTTCAATGAATACTATACGTCTGAACACCATCGTTTATTGAATTTGTGGCGCGATGTTGTCGCTCTCAAACGTATTTTTTCGGACATGAAATCGTCTACTGAAAGAGACTTGACTAAATTTCAGAATAAATTATCAACTGCGACAAATGAAATGACATCGGCTTGCAGTGGTGTTAAACTTGCGCTACAAATTCAATCCAGTTCTCTCCAATCTTCGGTTACTCAGCAGTTCCATGCTCAGGAAGCCTCGGACTTAAAGTCAGAAGTGGAAAACATCAGACAACAGTGGGAAGTTGCGCAAAATGAAATTAGAATGAAGGATGAACGTATCAATCAATTGATCAGAGAAATTCATAGCATTGAAGAAAGATGTGGTAAGGCTGAAGCTGGTATTGGACAAGCTGCTAAAATTCAAGAGGATGTTGAGATATTAGAAGCCGCTTTGCGTGATATTGCTCATGCAGTTATTCAAGACGCCGAAACACGGgaaatagaaaatattcaGCCTCCTCCGCATGTTCATTTGTCTCCAACTGGTGTTGGCATGCCTCAACGATCGCCCAAACGCGGTACAAGAAGCAATACCATTCCTGCGTTTGCTGAGAGTACGATAAGTGCTGTACAAGCGGCGTTACATAAATATCAGTTAACTATTCATGAGCTTCAAGTTAAATTACAGACAAATGCTGAGCAATTAGCACTGACGAGAAAGCAATGTGACTCGGCGGAAGAAAATGTTCAATTACTGGAAGAACGCACGACTGAGTTAATTATTCAGCTTGATACTACCCGAGCACAGAGCACGCAATTGTTACAAGAACGTGACATGCTGCAAAAAAGTTTGGATTCTGTGAGAACAGAAAAGATTTCTTtggaaaaaagtaaagtagaaATGAATCATACTATTGAGGATCTTAATAGCgattatgaaaaattgcaaaaagtaaatagtaaattgcaaaaaatttgCGATAGCTTGGAGGATGATAAGATGTATTTACAGGGCGAGTTGGATAGAATTAATAAAGAGTTTGATGTGAGGGAAATGAGCTTCAGATCTGAAGAAGAACGATGCAGTCGGATGCGCGAAGAATTGTTGACGGTAAGAGAAGAGTTGAGCAAAATATATCTGGCTAAAGATATGTTAGAACAACAGAAGCTTGAGTCTGATAATTTGATAActcaaattgagaaaagtaAAGGGGATTTGGAGCTGGAGTTGGAAAGAATTTTGTTGGAGAAATCAGATGTTCAGGACGAATTGATTAAATCAGAGGCTATTTGTAATAATCATGAGAAAGATAAACAGAGGCTTGGAGAAGAATTGAAGAGGATggaggaagaaaaaaataaattagcgaGTCAATGTTGTGATCAGTCGGGTGACTTAAGCTCTTTGAGAAAAGAATTATTGCAAGCTGAACAAGCGCGCTTGGACTCTGAAGCTGATAAGGTAACGCTGAATgagaagattaaatttttggaaatcgAAAAGGAGAAGGTGGAGATCGAGTTGGGGCAAGTAATGCGTGAACGAAGCGATTTAAGTAACCAGTTGTCAATATTGGCGCGTAAGAAGGAATCTTTGAACGAAGAGTTGATGAGGACAAAACAGCGGTTGGAGCAATCGAATGAAATGAATGCAAGGATAAATAGAAATTTGGAAGAACTTGTTAAAGATAATGAGGAGAAGCAAGTTATTTTGGAGACGAATGAAAAAGAGTTTCAGAGGATGCAAGAATTGCTGGCGTCAATGCGAAGTGAAAAGGAAACTTTAGAAGGTGTTTTGTTTGACACTCAAACAAATCTTGAAGCCACGCATTTGAAGAAGGTACAATTGGAAAAAGAACAACAGGAACTGCTGGTGAAACAAGAAGCTTTGAAGGGACAAATTGCGAGGTTGACTAAAGATTTAGAGAACAGTGAGAAGCGAGCGCAAGATATTAAACAAAATCTTACTCAACAGCGAGGTAATCAGGAGGCTGAATTCCAGCAAATAATTGCCAATATGAAAAAGCAGAATGAAGATactagtaaaaaattgaatgaagAAAAAGAACAAATACGCGTGTCTCTTGAAAAGCGATTGCAACAGACGGTGAATACACTGGAAGGCCAGAAAGATGATGAGCTTAATCAAATGCAGAACAGAATTGATGAACTACAGCAGCATATTGACAATTTATGTCAGCAACATGAGGAAGCTTTACTGCGAGCTGAAAATGACAAGCAACAGGCACTGCTGATTGCTCACCATGACCAGCAAGCGCTGATGGAAAAACTCGAGAATATATTCCGTGAGTTGGAGGGTGAAAAGGGTACTTTAGATCGCTTGAGAAGAGAAGCGAATGCTCGTGCAGAGCAAGACCGTACTAATATTAATCAGCTTCGGGATGAATTGAGTAGAATGAAGACGAAATTAGAGGAAACTAAATTGCAAGATGACGAggaaaaaatgaaacttgAATTGAAGATCGAAGATATGTTGAAAGAACGTGAGTCAGCTCAAAAAGAGTGCGAGGAATTAAGAGTTCAGCTACAAGTTGCGGAGGACAAGGTTGATAGTCTGCAGAATCAGTTGCATGAGACCACCAGGAAGCTCAAAGATACGGAAAATACAATCGAGTCTTTGAGGAAAGAACTAGTGGATGTGCGAAGGCAGTTGGCTGACTCGAATTTCGCTATGGATAAgtataataatactaataaagaATTAAGGGAGCATGTAAAACGCATCGAAGGCGAAAAAAGAGAGCAGTCTCGAGCGCTTGAGGAAGCTTATCAAAAAATAGCGACGATGGAAGACGCGCGAACAGCTTTGGAAGCTGAAAAATCACGGCTTCAAGGACAAATAAGAGATATGGAGCATGAGATAATACAAATCCAACAGCAGCTTCGGTTCACGGAAGGTGAATTACAAAAGAGTCAGTCTGTTAATTCTCAAGCGCAAAATGAAGAACGGGAATTACAAGGTCGCTTGGCTAATGAAATTGAGGAGAGAGAACGTCTTCAATTGCAGCTACACCAGCTTAAGAAACAAGTTATTGATCTGGACAACAGTTTAGAGGTAACGAGACAAGACATGGGTAAATTGAGATCACGAGCTGATGAAGAAGACGAAAGATGGCGGGCAAGAGAACAAGAGCTTCTGGTAAGACTTGAAGACAGTCGTTGCAGAGAAAGAAAGCTCGAAGATCAGAAACATAATTTAGAGGTGTGTCTGGCTGATGCATCTCAGCAGCTTCAAGAGCTCAAAGCTCGTTTTGGCGGCTCTGAAGGGCGGGTTAGAGCTCTGGACAGTCAGCTGGCTCAATTGGAGGCTGCTAAAAAGGAAGTCGAGCAGAAATTGAGCAGTGTCGGGTCGACTCTACGACGTATTACTGGTATTCAACTGGATGGTTCTGTTAATATGCCGTTCAAGCTGATGAGTCCTTCGAGGAGGTGGAGTCCAGCGCGAGCTTCTCATCAGGAGCATGATGTCAATCGTGACGTGATTCTGGACGTCGATCCTGAAGCCGTAAGGAAAGGCGTACGCTCGCTCATGCAGCAGGTTGCTCAAATTGAACGCGAAAGAGATGATTGCAAAACCGAGTTGAGTAATGTTAAAAAACAATTGGCTGAAGCTCTGGAGTGTCAGACTAAATCTGACTCTAAGATAAACAATATCAGTATTACTTTGAGGAATATTCAGGACGAAAAAGCTTCATTGGAAGCACAATTGTCGCAAAAACAAACGTCTTACCAAAGTTTACATGAGGCGTTACACCAGAAGACTCAAGAAAATGAATACTTGCGTGAAAAAGTGACCGCTTTGGAGCTGACTGTTAGCAGCGAGTCTGAAGAAAAGAGTCAGTATGAGGAGAAATTGGAGAAAATGAGACAAGCCTTTGGTAGATGTGATAATGAAAAGCGTAGCTTGCAAGAAGATTTAGGAAGATCTGAGGCTCGAGCGACTAAATTAGAATTGCAACGAATGTCACTGGAAGGAGATTTGCAGCGGCTGCAAATGGTTTTGCAGGAGAAAGATGGGAATCTCCAGAAATTGCAAGACCGGTTTGATGCCCAAGTTAAAACGTCAAGTGGTCTGGAAGAGCGTTGCGCGTCATTGAAGTCCACTATAGAACAGTTGAATCTCTGTTTAGAGCGAGCAGCTGCTACTGAGAGTGAGCTGAAGAGTGAAATAAATTCAATGCGACGAACGATAATGGAAAATAACGCGCTGATGCAGAGTACTAACGACCGTGTTAAGCAGCTTCAAAAACAACTGGCTAATGCTGATAATGAACGACGAGTTGTCTCAGAAAGATTGGACGTGGCTCAACAATCGGTTATGGAGCTGAAACACGCGAATCAAACTCTGATGGACCAGAACTCGCGGTTACAAAATGACCTGGCGAATAATGAAGTTCAGCGATCTGGTCTCGAGTCGCAGCTCAGACTAGCAACCTGGCCACAGGAGAGTCCTTCAAATAAGGACGACGAGGTGGTGAGACAATTGCATGCAGTTCAACGAGACCGCAGTGAAATGCGAGGCAAGCTGGATGCATTGAACGACAAAGTACGGCTTCTAGAAGTCGACAAGCGCAATCTGGAGAGACAACTGGCTTCTGCTAGAGCTAGTGGAGGACGAAGCAAGAGCTACGAACGTCCAGAGAAGGCACACGTTGAGTTGATGGGCTCCAATGTCAGTGTTGATCTTCTTGAGCAGGAGAATCGTGATCTACGTTTGAAAATTCGAAGACTAGATACTCTTCTGGCTGAGAAAGAGGCTGAACTCGTCAGGTGCAAGACACTTCACAGTCATTCACACTCGGCGAGAGATTCAAGTCGCGATCGGATGGCGGAAATTGAAAGACTAAGAGCTGCTCAACTTCAAGCTGAGAAATTGCTGGAAGCTCGCGAGCAAAGTCATCGGCAGCAGGTTCTACGGCTGGAAAATCAGATTCAACTGTTAAGAGAACAGTTGAGCCAGGAAATAAAACGTCGACAGCTTTATGTTCTGCGTAGCACGCGAGCTGGCAGAGAAATGCAGCACTTACGTCAAGCACTGGGTGATTCTTTGAAAACTGTCTCCCAAGATCCGTCTTTGGATGCTGTTTTGTTGGAGCATGAAGCCAGGAAATTGGACAGCACGGTTACAAGTACCACAAGTTTGCCGCCTTCGTTGGCGCTTCCTGCTCCGTCTTATGATAGATACTCTCCTATTCCCTCACCGTTGAAGTAA